CCGTGACCAGTCCGGGGTGCTCCCGCTGCAGCTGCTCGGCGACCTCGCGGGCCAGGTCGGTGGACTCGTGGCTGTCCGCCGGGGCCTCGCCCCGCGGGAGGGCGTCGAGCGCGGCGTACAGGTGGAGGCCTTTGCTCCCGCTCAGCACCGGGGTGGCGTCGAGCCCCCGGTCCGCGAGCAGCCCGCGCACCAGGAGGGCCACCTCGCAGCACTCCCCCAGGCCGGCGGGCTCGCCCGGGTCGAGGTCGATGACGATGCGGTCGGGCCGGCGGGAGCGGCCGGTGCGGCCCACCCGCCACTGGTGCACGTGCAGCTCCAGAGCCGCGAGGTTCACCACCCAGGTGAGCGTCGCGAGGTCGTCGATGACCGGGAAGACCAGGGTTCCCTCCTGCGCCGCCTGCCCGGTCGACCGCGCCCGCCGCGAGCCGGTCGTCGACACCTCGGCGGTGCGCACCCACGGCGGCGTGCCGGTCGGTGCGTTCTTCTCGAAGAAGCTGGGCCGGCCGGTGCCGTGGGGCCAGCGCACCCGGGTGACGGCCCGGTCCCGCAGCTGCGGCAGCAGCACCGGGGCGATGCGCGCGTAGTAGTCGAGCACCTCGCCCTTCGTCGTGCCGGTCGACGGGTAGAGCACCTTCTCCAAGTTGGTCAGCCGCAGCACGCGGCCGTCGACCTCGACCCTGACCTCGGTCCCCTCGCCCTGTGCCGGCACGTCGGTGAGTCTGCCCGATCAGCCGTCGCCGATGGTGACGACCGGCACGGCGGCGGGCTGCAGCTCCCGCATGACGGCGCCCATCATGACCCGCGGCACGCTGACGCAGCCGGCCGTGGCGCCCCGGCCGTTCACGTGGAGGAAGATCGCGCCGCCGCGGTGGCGCACCGGCGAGGCGTAGTTGAAGTCGAGGACGGCGGACATCTCGTACTGGTCCCCGAAGTCGACGAGGTGCTCCGAGCCGGCCGTGCGGAAGCCGCCGGAGGAGCGCTTGCGGAAGCGGTTGTAGTAGCGCGACTCGTTGTCGAGCACCCAGTAGTCGCCCGCGACCATCCGCAGGTAGGGCATCCGCCACGCCGTCGAGCGGTTCCAGCGGCCGAACGTGAAGGGGATCCCGTAGGTGCCCATGGGCGTGGTGCCGCTGCCCTGGCGGCGCGACCCGGGCGAGACGAGGCCGCCGTACCCGATGCGCCCGTCCGTCGTGCTGAACTCGCTGCGCCACCGGCCGTCGACGAGGCGCCAGAACGCGACCCGCGCCTTGTGGCCGCTCGTGCGGTTGCACGTCACCACCTGCGTGGTGCCGGCGCGGAGCGCGACGGGCATGTTGTCGAGGCGCACGGTGCCGGCCGCCGCGGCCGCCCCCGTGGCGGGCACCGGGCGCAGGAGCCCGGTGAGCGTCAGCGCGCCCACCGAGCCGAGCACGGCCCGCCGGGACGCGTCGTAGGGATGGGTCGTCACAGGTCCTCCGCACCGAGATCGGATCGCACGCCACGGTACGTCGGTTGCCGCAGCCGCGCACCGCTCCCTCCGGGTGAGCCGTTGAGGCCGAGGGCCTCGACGTCGACCACGACCGACGGCTCGAGCCACGTCGTCCCGAGGGCGTCCTCCCGCGGCACCTCGTCGGCGAAGGGGCTGGTCTCCCGCACCAGCGGGTCGAGGAGCGCGCGGAGGTCGCGTCCGGCCCGGCCGCCGATGCCGGACCCGACGCGCCCGCGGTAGAGCAGCCCGTCCGGCGTCGGCGTGCCCACCAGCAGCGCACCGAGCCGGTCCCGCGTCCCCGTCTCGGGCCGCCACCCGCCGACGACGTACGACTCCCGGGTCCGGTGCGGGAACTTCAGCCAGTCCCGGCTCCGCACCCCGGGCCGGTACGGCGCGTCGCGGCGCTTGCTGACGATGCCCTCGAGCCCGAGGCGCGCGGTCTCGGCGAGGAGCGTCGGTCCGTCGTCGTACGTCGTCGACTGCGTCCACGGAGCCGCGCCGTCGACCTCGAGGACGCTCGTGAGGCGACGTTGGCGGCGCTCGAGCGGTCGCGTCGTGAGGTCGCGGTCGTCGAGCGCGAGGAGGTCGAAGGCCACGAACGTGACCGGCCGCGCCGCGACGTGGGCGGCGACCCGGGCCGCCCGGCGCTCGTGGATCCGCTCGGCAAGCACGGCGAAGCTGGGGCGCCCGGCCTCGTCGAACGCCACCACCTCGCCGTCCAGCACCGCCGACCGGCCGGCCACCGCGTCGACGAGCCCGCGCAGCTCGGGGTAGGCAGGCGTCACCACGTTGCCGTTGCGGCTCTCGAGCCGCAGGCCACCGGCTCCGTCGAGGTGCACCAGCACGCGCATCCCGTCCCACTTCACCTCGTGCAGCCAGTCGTCGCCGGTGGGCACGACGTCACCACGGGTGGCGAGCATGGGGCGCAGCGGAGCGGGCACGGGGCCCATCCTCGCTCGCCGGGCGGCGATGAGTTCGTGACGG
This Nocardioides alkalitolerans DNA region includes the following protein-coding sequences:
- the ligD gene encoding non-homologous end-joining DNA ligase — encoded protein: MPAQGEGTEVRVEVDGRVLRLTNLEKVLYPSTGTTKGEVLDYYARIAPVLLPQLRDRAVTRVRWPHGTGRPSFFEKNAPTGTPPWVRTAEVSTTGSRRARSTGQAAQEGTLVFPVIDDLATLTWVVNLAALELHVHQWRVGRTGRSRRPDRIVIDLDPGEPAGLGECCEVALLVRGLLADRGLDATPVLSGSKGLHLYAALDALPRGEAPADSHESTDLAREVAEQLQREHPGLVTASMTKQRRGGKVFLDWSQNAGSKTTVAPYSLRGRDRPYAAAPLRWDEVEAGAADPLDIDQLTFTEVLERVEAQGDLFVAG
- a CDS encoding L,D-transpeptidase family protein, which codes for MTTHPYDASRRAVLGSVGALTLTGLLRPVPATGAAAAAGTVRLDNMPVALRAGTTQVVTCNRTSGHKARVAFWRLVDGRWRSEFSTTDGRIGYGGLVSPGSRRQGSGTTPMGTYGIPFTFGRWNRSTAWRMPYLRMVAGDYWVLDNESRYYNRFRKRSSGGFRTAGSEHLVDFGDQYEMSAVLDFNYASPVRHRGGAIFLHVNGRGATAGCVSVPRVMMGAVMRELQPAAVPVVTIGDG
- the ligD gene encoding non-homologous end-joining DNA ligase, translating into MPAPLRPMLATRGDVVPTGDDWLHEVKWDGMRVLVHLDGAGGLRLESRNGNVVTPAYPELRGLVDAVAGRSAVLDGEVVAFDEAGRPSFAVLAERIHERRAARVAAHVAARPVTFVAFDLLALDDRDLTTRPLERRQRRLTSVLEVDGAAPWTQSTTYDDGPTLLAETARLGLEGIVSKRRDAPYRPGVRSRDWLKFPHRTRESYVVGGWRPETGTRDRLGALLVGTPTPDGLLYRGRVGSGIGGRAGRDLRALLDPLVRETSPFADEVPREDALGTTWLEPSVVVDVEALGLNGSPGGSGARLRQPTYRGVRSDLGAEDL